The genome window TACTGATAAGAAAACACTGGGGAAACTTCTCGCCGCGCACGCGGCCACACAGCAGGAGGTGCCGCGTGGTATCGCAGACCACACCGATCCTGGGCACCCAGCACTACATGAACCCCAAGGACATCGCCCCACATGAGGACATGATCATGCTTTCCACCGCGGGCAAACTCATCCGCTGCGCCGGGGTCATAGCGGCCATCCTTTCTCTTTTCCTGGGTCTGTACCTAGTGGTAGACGGCATTTACGGCATGAGTTCGGGCTACGCTCAGCGCGTTTTCTCCTCCGCCACCCACCCCCTCATCGGTCTTGTTCTGGGAATCCTCGCCGCCGCCTTGCTGCAATCCTCCTCCGCAGCCACCGCGCTCACCGTGGCCGCGGTGGGCACCGGGGCAATTTCCGTGCCGGTGGCAATTCCGCTCATCATGGGGGCCAATATCGGCACCACCCTCACGGCCCTCGCGGCGTCGTTTAGCTATGGCCACCGCAACGGGGCTCGGTACCGGGCACTGAGCGCGGCGTTTCTCCACGCCTGGTTCAACGTTCTCATGGTGGCGGTGTTCCTCCCCCTGGAACTGCTCTTTCACCCCCTGCAAGCACTCTCCCACGCGGTGACGAACTTTTTCCTGCCCGAGGGACACCACGGGCTCAGCTCCGAACCCACCATCATCGGCCCCTTCACGCCCCTCATCGAGGCCATCGGAACCCAGGGCCTACTCGGCCGCCTCTTTCCCACGGTGAGCGGACTCGCCTGCGCGCTGCTGGGCGCGCTGCTCATTCTCCTCGGGCTACGCACCATGCGCGCGCTCCTGCGCACGCTCTTTGCCGCCACCACGCTCAGCGCCCTGGAACGCACCGTGGGCGGCTCGGGCGTGGCCGGGGTGGCCACCGGCGCCCTGGGCACGGCGGTGATTCAGTCCTCCACCGTCATCATTATTTCCCTCCTGCCCTTTGCCGCCACTCGTTCGCTCAAGCAACGCGAGGCACTCTTTCTCATCCTTGGGGCCAACGTGGGCACCACCGTGGGCGTGCTGCTGGCCTTTGCCGCACTCCCGCACAGCCCCCTGGGGGCCTTTGCCCTGCAAGCGGCCTTCGTCCACGTGATCTTCAACCTCATGGGCACCACCCTCGTGGTGGTCATTCCCGCGCTGCGTCGCGCGCTGCTTCGCACGGCCCGGCTCAGCGCTCATCACGCCAGCAAGAGCGCCCCCGCCGCGCTGGCCGTGCTCCTCGCCGCATACTGCGCGCTTCCCGCACTCATTCTGGGGCTGTGGGCAGCCAATAACTAAGGCCTCCGCACTATTCCTCCGAGAGCCACACCAGCAGGGCCCCGGATAACATCACCACGAACACCCCGCAGAGGGCCACGGCGCTCATCGTCTGCCCCAGCATGAGCCACCCCACCAGGGAACCCATCGCGGGATCAATGGCAAAGAGCGTGCCGATCACCCGCGCCGAGGTGATCCGCCCCGCCAGCGTATCCACCGAATAGGGAATCACCACCCCAATCACCGCGGAGAGCCCCAAAAGCCCCCACCCGGAGGCATTCACCTCCCCCACGTGGGGCATCCCCAGCGGCAGCGTGAGCAGCGCCGCCACCGTCACCGAGAGCGCCAAACCATCGAGCCCGCTGCCCGCCTTGCCCACCCGGCTGGCAAACACCGTGTACAGCCCGAAGAAGAACGCCGCCCCCAGCCCGGCCGCGTAGCCCACCGCGTCAAAGTATCCCCACGGCCCCACCGAGATCAGCGCCACGCCCAGCAGGGAGGCCACCGCGCACAGCCCCTCCCGCAGCCTGCGCGAGGCCATGAGCGCCACCGCGCACGGGCCGAGGAAGTCCAGGGTCACCGCCACGCCCAGGGGCAGGCGCTCGATGGCGCTATAAAGGCAGAGGTTCATCAGCGCCATCGCCACGCCATACACCGCAATCCCCAGCCACTCGGCACGGCCGCGTCCCCGCAACCGGGGCCGCACCAACACGAGGAGTACCAGGGCCGCGATCACCATGCGCAGGGCGCTGGTGCCAAAGGGCCCGTAGGAATCAAAGAGCCCGGCGGAGATCGCGGAGGAGGTCTGAATCCCCGCCGAGCCGATAAAGATCAGCCCCGCCGCGATCAGCACGGAGCGGCGCGTGATTACTTGCTGTGCAGCGGGCATGAGGCGGGGCCTTTCGTACGGCTTGGTGCGTTCGCCGTGCCGCCTCGCACCACCGGGGATAGGCGCTCAACGAATCACAGCCAAGCAATAGAAATGAGGTGCCCATCACATTACTGCGTGATGGGCACCTCGCGCCGGAAAAATAGTCAGGCTCAGCCGCTCCTATGCCGCGTCCATGCCCCGAGTTCCACTCAGTCCTAGGCGTCCCGCCGGGCGAACAAGGCAAAGCCCAGGCCCCAGATGCCCACGGCCCAGAGCGCAAAGTACAGCCCACTGTGCATCACTCCCCAGTCCCCAGCAGGAATCTGCCCCAGGAACGCCTGGAAGTGCTGGAAGGGCAGGTACTCGGCCACCTTGGCACCGATCTTGGGGAGCATGCTCACCGCCCCTTCCAGGACCATCATCCACGCCAGCACCAGCACCACGGCCCCCGCCGTGTTGCGCACCATCAGGGCAATGCCCTGCGTGAGCGTGGTCAGCAGCACCATGCTCAGGGGCGTGGTCCACAGGAAGGTCAGGGCGTGGCCATCTTCAAAGAAGCTCGTGGGAGTCAGCCCCGGAATCAGCGCGCCGCCCACCGCATAGGCCACCAGCACCACCAGCAGGGTGAGCACCGCGATGTGCACCGCGTAGGCCAGCCACT of Corynebacterium sp. 21KM1197 contains these proteins:
- a CDS encoding multidrug ABC transporter permease, with amino-acid sequence MSSLLNTYRAEYLKLRSTASLWWTSAVFLFLGLIVPVGFGATTAANPTGMEGYEAMVTPDLLLGGLVVACLPVVVVQAAMTVSTEYRFGGQALTLLATPSRIVVAVAKWLAYAVHIAVLTLLVVLVAYAVGGALIPGLTPTSFFEDGHALTFLWTTPLSMVLLTTLTQGIALMVRNTAGAVVLVLAWMMVLEGAVSMLPKIGAKVAEYLPFQHFQAFLGQIPAGDWGVMHSGLYFALWAVGIWGLGFALFARRDA
- a CDS encoding Na/Pi symporter, which translates into the protein MVSQTTPILGTQHYMNPKDIAPHEDMIMLSTAGKLIRCAGVIAAILSLFLGLYLVVDGIYGMSSGYAQRVFSSATHPLIGLVLGILAAALLQSSSAATALTVAAVGTGAISVPVAIPLIMGANIGTTLTALAASFSYGHRNGARYRALSAAFLHAWFNVLMVAVFLPLELLFHPLQALSHAVTNFFLPEGHHGLSSEPTIIGPFTPLIEAIGTQGLLGRLFPTVSGLACALLGALLILLGLRTMRALLRTLFAATTLSALERTVGGSGVAGVATGALGTAVIQSSTVIIISLLPFAATRSLKQREALFLILGANVGTTVGVLLAFAALPHSPLGAFALQAAFVHVIFNLMGTTLVVVIPALRRALLRTARLSAHHASKSAPAALAVLLAAYCALPALILGLWAANN
- a CDS encoding EamA family transporter, with protein sequence MPAAQQVITRRSVLIAAGLIFIGSAGIQTSSAISAGLFDSYGPFGTSALRMVIAALVLLVLVRPRLRGRGRAEWLGIAVYGVAMALMNLCLYSAIERLPLGVAVTLDFLGPCAVALMASRRLREGLCAVASLLGVALISVGPWGYFDAVGYAAGLGAAFFFGLYTVFASRVGKAGSGLDGLALSVTVAALLTLPLGMPHVGEVNASGWGLLGLSAVIGVVIPYSVDTLAGRITSARVIGTLFAIDPAMGSLVGWLMLGQTMSAVALCGVFVVMLSGALLVWLSEE